GCTTTAAATCACTTAATTTCATTTaagttctttattttttctttacggTGTTTTTCATGGtgggtatactgtatatactgtagtgaTGATGTAACGGTACTTTTTGCCTAAAAACTATGGTTTGCAATATGTTTGTATGAGTATAAACTCGCAAAATGATGTAAGAGTCTGATTCCAGTCATCTTAAATGACTGGGAAAGTCAGATTTTTGAGAAAGCCTGTCAAAACTTGTTCTGTGTGTCTGCTTTGATTTTATCGAACTTGAGTTCGTGAAGTTTCACATGCATGAATTATGAGAGTAAATTCAAATTGTGACTGCGGTAAACATAAAGGGTCTGTTCTTCAACCCCCCGTATTAAGTCAGAACATGGCACTGCCCAGCACCACGCTGCTGCCCGCCACATTACcacgagagacagacagacagacagacagacagagagagcgagagagcgagattGTTGTTGTGAGAGAGCGTAAGGGTGGGGGTTGTTGCATGGTACTCGAGATGCCCGAGATGCCTGTAATGCCAGGCTCTGCGTGTgcccacccacacacacgcacacaagtcTCTTATTATCTCGAAaacattcagtgtaacaatatGGTCGCATAGATGATCTTTTTAATAAttcagtctgtctctgtgtgtgtgtgtgtccagctGACATCATCTCTGCGGTGGAGTTCAATCATTCCGGGGAGCTGTTGGCCACTGGAGACCGGGGTGGAAGAATAGTCATCTTCCAGCAAGAACAAGAGGTTCGACAACAGCCGGCAACTTGTCAAAATTCCCACTCTCGCCCCTCTGTCTTTTCAAagccatatttttatttcatgtaacAGTAGTGGACATTTTAGGACATttgttcctgtggctcagtggttagagcatggcactagcaatgccaaggtcatggggttcgatcccaggggtttgcatatagtcagaaacaaatacaatacaatgcaatgtaagtcgctttggatataagcatctgccaaatgcataaatgtaaaatttgttAACTGTACATCAAAGCCCTGGGTTGTCGCATGCTATGATTCGCACTGTTTATAACTAACACTAAAGggtttcgttttcattttattatgcaaactGTGTGCAGCGGTAATAACATGTTTAACAGTTCACGTGACGTCCCTGTGTCTTTCGGCAGAGTAAGAACATTCCGCAGTGTCGTGCGGAGTATAACGTCTACAGCACATTCCAGAGTCACGAGCCGGAGTTTGACTATCTCAAGAGTTTGGAAATTGAAGAGAAGATCAATAAGATCCGCTGGCTTCCACAGAAGAATGCTGCACACTTTCTGTTGTCAACAAATGGTGAGACGGTGGACATGATGAGCATGTTTACATGCACTTTAAAAGTGTAGTTTCAGAGTAAGATCATCTGTTTTTTGGTCACCGTGAAATCAAAACTgacaaatatattattttagtttatgcTATagatgtttaaatgaaaaacgTATCGGTgcatttcatatatttttgtcaATATGCTGACTCTCTAATAGTCAGGCCTACAACTTTCAAACATCCAATCGAttcctgaaaaacaaaattGAGTCTGGAcctacatttttattcttatgTAGAACGATAGGGAAGAAAACACCATTGCAACGTCTGTGTCATGACGACTTTAAAGCTCAGATTAGTGCAATCACTACTAGGCCTGCATAACGTGATTATAGTTTCACGTAGAAACCAATTCAGTTTTCAAGCAAACATTTAGCGAAAAGAAACTTGTTTGCTTTGCAATTAACAATGTAGCTCCTAAAATGAACATATTTGCACCTATTATGGTTGTCGAACATGAAATTCTTTTCTCGCATGTAGATAAAACCATCAAGCTTTGGAAGATCAGCGAGAGAGACAAGAGACCTGAAGGTTATAACCTGAAAGAAGAAGACGGCCGTTACCGACATCCATCTTCCCTGACGACACTACGGGTGCGTGGAGATTCATCCACATCACTCTTTTAAATGCGATGGTTTCTCTGACGTGATTTGCTCCTCGTAGGTTCCGGTGTTTCAGCCTATGAATCTGATGGTTGAAGCGAGTCCGCGGCGGGTGTACGCCAACGCTCACACGTACCACATCAACTCCATCTCGGTCAACAGTGACAACGAGACATATCTGTCTGCTGATGATCTCCGGATCAATCTGTGGCACCTGGACTTCACCGACCGAAGCTTCAGTATCCTATTCGTCCACCTGTTCGTGTGTTTATCATAGTCAGCATCTCTTTTGATGTAGTATTGACACCAAAGTATATGTACAACATAAATGGCAAGAGCTTTTCAAGGTTTATCAGAGCATGTTAGTTTCCTTGGATAAAATCGTCTTTAAGTTTATCTCTTAACCACTGACCGCTCTCAGACATCGTGGATATCAAGCCATCTAACATGGAGGAGCTGACGGAAGTGATCACAGCGTCAGAGTTTCATCCGCTCCAGTGCAACACGTTTGTGTACGGCAGCAGTAAAGGCACAGTCCGGCTGTGCGACATGAGAGCGTCTGCCCTGTGCGACCAACACTCTAAATGTAAGTAGCATAGTGTCTCTTCGCATATCTCACAGCTTCTTAAACGTATAAAATCCACGGTACACGTATACAATTCAAACAGTGCTTTTTGGGTCAATACGTTTTACAAGACACATTTCTTGCAGTAACACGTTTTTCACTTGTTGGTGTGTTTGTTGTTGTAGTGTTTGAAGAACCCGAGGACCCCAGCACACGGTCCTTCTTCTCCGAAATCATCTCGTCCATCTCTGATGTCAAGTTCAGTCACAGCGGGCGTTACATGATGACCAGAGACTATCTGACCTTGAAGATCTGGGACCTTCACATGGAGAGCCAACCGGTGGAAACTTATCAGGTATAATGCTACCACTCTGTCACTGTGGGATGCGTGTTGTTTGCGCTTAAAAGTAACATTACATAATAAATCTACACTGGAAAAAACATTTAGCAGAGAAAGCTGTTTTGTCAGACTTGACCACTAGGGGGAGACTGGACTCTCTGTATTGCATGATGTAATGATGTTTCAGACATTGTGGATTTAGAAAGAATAAGATTCGGCTCTACATGTTAAAGAAACCCTGAAATGATCATTACAACACATTTATGTTTTGGTAATGTAATGGTTTATAGTGAAGCGCATCAGTAGAATCAAAAAGCATTGCGTTTTATTAGGAAAAAATTCTGTGCGAAATAAGTATAGtgtatatttgtaaaataaagttgaGGAATTTTCCGTGCATGTCCTCTGTGTGTTATCCTGATGTGCTCGTGTCTCTCCGCAGGTTCATGGTTTTCTCAGGAGTAAATTGTGCTCGCTGTATGAGAACGACTGTATCTTTGATAAGTTTGAATGCTGCTGGAAGGGCGATGACAGGTGAGATGATGTTTTTGGATCTGACTAATGTTCAGTGATGGTGTAAAGATGTGAGCTTGGCGTGTTACTGTCCGTGTTCGGCTAATAACCTTCCACGCATTTTGATGATGATCCGCTCGGCTGAAAACATCTGTGCTCACGTCAGTGACATCACGGTCGATGATAAAAGCAAAAGATGATCTGATGGTTTAACAGACTAACATACTGCTGACATATACTGAGACGCATGCTAGTGTTTGGAATCCCTTTAGACGATCATTCTTTTTCTTTCTAGTATATGAcatttttgttcctttttatGTTCTTATTGTAATGGGAAGAGCGTTATTTCAGTTGATCTCATTTTCTCATTATCCTTCATTTTCGCTGCTGCTAGAGATTagaggtcacccaaaaataaaactttttttcacCCTCAAGTGGTTGAAAACCTAATCTGTGTGACATTTTCTGTTGtgaaacacgaaagaagattttttgagaaatgtgtgtgtcgatacattggaagtcaatgagggtcaatgttgtttggttgccaactttcttcagaatatctttcgtgtcctgcagaagaaagaaagtcatacagtctTGAAATTGCAtaataagggtgaataaatgatgaaagaatcatTTATCTCTTTAATACTACTTGCTCAAACGTTTGTAGTTTtgcatttacatgcattttCCTCTTTGTTACAGTGAGGTAATGACAGGCTCCTACAACAACTTCTTCCGGATGTTTAATCGCGACGCCCAGCGGGACTTGACACTGGAGGCCTCCTGGGAAAACTGCTCCCCTGGCTACCCCCTCAAGACCTGGCGGGTGTGCGCGGGAAGCAGGCGTAAGAGGAACGAGATCGGGGTGGACTGCCTGGACTTCAGCCGAAAGATCCTCTACACCTCCTGGCATCCTCAGGATAATGTTGTTGCCTTGGCAACAGTCAATAACCTTTACATATTCCAGGAGAAACTGAATCCGGAATTTTAAACTGGTTAGTCTCCAGCTTCAGGAGACAAATGGGATTCGTTTCAATCTTGTATCCATGCACAAACTCTCCTGAAACGCATACATAGTCTTACTGTTATTAACCACTGTAGTCTGAGAAGAAAACGTTGGGTTGTGTTAATTGATGCACTGTAGACTGGAAGAAGGTTTTTTTAGTTGCAttactgttttcttttttgcttattttgtttgtcttttggcACATTGTTGAGCTGTCATATAGCTTTAAACATAAAGTCATCGTCAAATTCATCGCTCGTTTAATCTGAAACATGCAAACTGACCAGCACGTGACCTGCAGAATCCAACTTAATAAGTTTGCGTAATCATAACACTGAATCAATTCCTGTAGCAAGGTTTGTAAAATTCCTCATGCACTAATCGCCCCTTTCTGAACTCAGGCCCGGTGTACCCAAAACGCTGTCTAATGCCTGAACTCGTCCACAAGTGCAATTGACTTGAAGCAGGGTTCCTAAACCGCTACATCCTTTCTGATGAAGTCCCTAATGGGCAAACTAATCGTGGCATTATTTTATGCAATATCGTAGTGTTTGTGAAATAGAGACTTGTTAATTGGTCTCTTTCATCGTTTTATAGGGAGACACAAATGTTTTGAGACTTAAGTAAATGTTTGTGCAGATGTGCATGTTTTATAATGTCTTATGATTTTGGCATCTTGTGTGTCATTTTCTTTGCAGCCTTTTAATACGGAGTGGTTCCTATGAGGTGAAGAGAATGCTCtagatatttttatatgaattttCAAAATCTAAATATTCTCCTTAACAGTATTTAGTGTATTTTATGCAGTCGTGTTACTGTCTACGAGCTGTTGATAGGTGCAGAATGATTCTGTATAAATGGAGTGTTTACATGGATATCAGACCTGCTGTATATGAACAAACCCTGAAGTATGTTCCATTTTATCCTAATAGTTGTAAAacccaaaaagtaaaaaataaaactgaattttaaGACTGTAAAATTCCATCTTGTTGGGATCATTTTACCTTTTAGAGGTCGGATAGGGAAATTCACTAAAATGGTAATTATTACAAAGCAAATTTCAGTCAAATTAAAGTAAGTTTTGTTGCTGATAAGGTTGCATAATTTCGTCAAATGCATTTAAACTGAACAATGTTGTGAATTTGGTGACGTCACGAGGACGCTCAGGTGGGGCCATTCAGGGGCTTTGGATGCGTGTGCGCGGTCACGGGgagcgtgcgtgtgcgcgccgtGTTGACGGACGCGAGTGACTGAAGAGGCAACATGTCCACCGCAGCCGCCGCGCAATTGAACAACAATGAAGAACCGGGACTCAACGGTAAAACTCCTTGCATTTTTCCTCAGGAAAACTCGCTGTGGCTTTACAGTCGCTGTTTGTGCggcttttttgttttctctgcgGCTTTAAAACGCTGTTATGCAACATCTATTGTTTCATACTGCTCAATGGCTGGAGTTTCCTCCTCGCACAGTCGGGGAGGGGCTGAGGGGCGAGAACGTGTTATTGCTAACGCGAGCGCCAATGGGAACGTCGTAAAGTCGCACACGTTGTGACGTTGCTTAGCAACTCCGAATGATTGACGGAGCGCGAGCCAATCGCTAGTTTTGCAGTGCGAAGCGGAGGCGGGGCTTAGTCGGTATCAAAACAAGGCGAAGCTGCTGCTCAGAAAAATGGAGCCTGGTGGTTGGGACGTgtggataaataaataaaatataactcaAGTGTTTTAATTGACCTCGTGACGTTATTTTTTAATAggcttgtttgtttttactgtgCTTGATTGTGAGCTTTATTTTACTAAACCAGTGCTTTCCAAACTTCGGAGGGGTGAAAACATACCAAAAGTTTCAGGGCCCACAGTTTTTTGTCTTGGGAGTAAAATATATATGAATAGAATGCTGataaatatagatatatatatatatcctttGGTCAagatttgtatattattttatgtccGTTCATATGCACtcgctgtgtttgtgtttgttcatttacattatgtaaatCCTTGCAAAAAAAACAGGGCTaaaatttgttattatttttattgttgttgtattattgtttgtttgttacttTGGTTTTTGTCTGTAATGTTGGCTTAACCTTAATAATTGAAAGCACATCAGAAAAACAGACCGTTTTTCCTCATCAGATGCATTTTTTCACATGCAGGAAATAAGGACATTTTGGAAATAAGATTGACAGCAGATTTTCTGTAAAGAATAAAATGGAATGTTTAAAATTACGTTTGACGTTAAATacattatgaataaaatatgtAGTCATCTAGAGCCAAGAATAAACTGCATTAACACTATTCTTATCACAATGATGATTCAATTATTGTATCATAgtacaatatataatattttattgtcattatgTGAAAACAGCCTAACCTATCGGACAAATTAACATTCAACGGGGGTATACTCTTAAAAGTGATGTCCAGATTGGCATTTTACAGTGTTGTAAGACTTGGCCTTTGTGTTCACTGCATTTGCCGTCAGAGAGCTTTCAGAAGGTGTAAACTCATGGACGTGCTAGACATTCAGTGCTGTGGGTTTATGAGCGTCTGtggcacacacacagatctggGTTACGGTCACAGCGGGTGGATGAGAGAGTGAAAAGCAGAGTGCGGTTTGATGTGCTACACATTACATAATTCCCCCTCCACCTCCCAAACCCTCGCTCCTGCGGTGCAGTCCATTACAGCTGCTCTAGGATCAGTGCAGTCACACAACTGCAGCAGCAGATTGTGTCACTAGAGCTGATTGACAGTGACCTGGTGTGATATCCGTGGATGATTGTGTTTAATACTTTATCACACTGATGTTTTACAGATATTTCATGACCAGTGGCCAAGATGACAAAACAACAActactatatattttttgatgaTTCCAGGgtgttgctgtgtggttgctaggccGTTCATGCTCATCCCAAATCCCTATTTGATCAGTGTCTTCTGGCATATTTTGTGCTATCATCAAGCAGGCAAACATAACATTATTTGCAATGAAATGTTTTCTTAGCAGCCTGCACATTTTGCGATAACACGAAAGGCACTTTGAACTGtcaattcttatttttgtggAATATTGgagttttatttattgattattgATTTATTGCAGGTCATTATTTCTTTGAATTCATGTGTCCTTATaatcataaacaaaaacattaatcTCCAAATGTCTCCAAATATCTGAAGAGTTGGGTTACAAAATGAGAtcacaaaaatcatgttttttattactttatcatggttttattgtgttagttagctgtattttttagttatcgtggcttaaatcaaaacaaaccaactgcagtttgattgatattcattttggaatgcacaataaaaaaacatgacttttgaaaactttttaaaatggagttatctcattttggaaccaaactcttcatctcTTCTCTGCATGACGTCCGGATGCAATGACGGGAATATATCGACTGTCCAGTGGCCAGACGTCCAACGATCCAATGAACTCCTGAAGAACGAAATTACGTTTTTATTATTCTCAAAGCCGTTTCATTCAAACACGTGTCACACTATGGAAAGAAAACACCATCACAACTTCAATATCATGCTGGCGGTCGGTATAAGAAACGTTTTACAGGTTAATATTTTGGATTAGGGTTGATTAAAATCCTTCATTATATTCAGATTGTAGCACTTGTTCGGCGAGTCCCGGCAGTCCGTTTTCAGCCCTGAGATTTGGATAGTTTTGATGCATCTGATGCCTCTCCGAGTTCAAGCCATGTGAATCCTGGAGTAAATCATTGCCATGGCAACAGTCCTGTAAGACAAATACAGAAGTTTAGTATTGTGTGCTGTGAGGGGGAAGACTTAAGTTtcattaaaatgatcaaatgtacTTGTTTTTGGGTGTCAGTGACTAATTGTACATTCTTGTGCTCATTGGATGGGCTTTTTTGACTAGACCACCCCAGCATCATCTTCTCATCCACAGCATGGCACATTTTCTATGTGAGAAATCTTTTTACCACTAAACCAAACTAAAGAAGCATCCATCGCACCAGATCTCATCATTAAAGCATCGTGGGACCTGTCTGTGAATCTGTGTTTCCTAGCAACCGAGAGGGTCAGACAGCATGCACATGTGTGTTATGTTTGCACCAGGTCAACAGAGAAACATGCGCTCTTAGTGCTCGTTTCTACTCACAGGGAGAACGGTCTTTTAGTTCTCTTGACTACGACTCTTTTTTTGATCTCTCAatctgtttgtgtttcaggGTCCTGGGTGGCGCTGGAAATGAATGGAAACACTCAACCGCAGAACCTCAGTTTGCCGTCGCTGCTGGGGAACGGGAATGAAGGCGAGTCCCAGGCTTCGCAGGCCATTCAGGAGGAAGCAGAAGTGTTAACCGGAGGACTCGAGCACGTCCCATCATCCTCCTCTATTCATAATGGAGACATGGAGAAAATATTACTGGACGCCCAGCATGAGTCCAGCCCCAGCAGCTCCTCCTGCAACAGGTGCGAACCCAGAGGAAGATGTTATTGCTCAGACTTTGCTCGTTTTCAGATCAGGAGATTCGCTGGAGGTCacagttgtgttttatttaagtattaactcggtctcagatgtttcttctaaTATTgtaagggaaaaataaaaattgaactCCACACATAATTCCTGGCGGCTGTTGatgttgttttcttgttttccgtgatgtgtttatgtaacattgcatttgaaatgtgttttcacAGCCCACCGCGACCACACAGTCCAGAGCACGATGAGGGACAGATCATGTTTGATGTGGAGATGCCCAGCGAGAGAGACTGTCAGGTGAATATATGAATCCACTGCAGCAAACACTGTAGAGTATGAAACATTAAAGCTTCTATATGCTGATATTATGAATGTGATTTTTAGTGTGCTTGAGGTTAGCTTTAGCTTTGATCCAAAACCTTCCGAGCTGCCTAACTATACAAAATTTTAAGGTATCAAACGGTGGAAGATCACAAGGTTTCGGGAACACAGTCTGTGTCTTGTGTCATGTTCATCTTATCGTATCCCATCTCTCCTTATCCCTTCCAGTCAGAGGATGATGGTTTGGAGAAGGACAGAGATGATGACATTCTCATGAATAAAGGAGAGAGTTGGGTGGCAGACTGGTCCAGTCGACCAGAAAACATTCCCCCAAAGTAAGTCATTGTATTGCGTGTGTGATGCTGTACGTGTGTCTATCTAGACTCCGTAAAACACGGGTGTATACTCTGAATGCATCTGCCAAATCcgttaatgtaaataaaatctgttaaaacacattttcgccgttacaaatgttcttaaaaaaaaaaaaggttagTACAttactatacatttatacattgtTCATTATTGATTTAAAGTGGTCATGAATGTGTCATCACTGTGAAGCGTTCTCTTATAGGGAGTTCCACTTCCGCCACCCGAAGCGCTCTGGATCTGTGTCTCTCAGCATGAGGAAGACGGGCGCTATGAAGAAAGGTGGCATGTTTTCTGCAGAGTTCATCAAAGTTGTCATGCCGTCGTTGCTGCTCACTCACATCCTCGCCCTGGGACTGGGGTGAGTTCCGCGTCTCAGCTAACCAATCAGACTCTAGAGTCATAATCTAAACTCGTTTATTGTATTCACACTTCAATGAATAGAAATGCAGATGTCTAGTTACATGTCTGTGATGTTTTATTTAGGATCTACATTGGAAAAAGGTTGAGCACACCTTCCACCAGCTCGTTCTAAGACCCCAGTGCCTGGACGTCCCGTCTCGAGTGGAGAAAAAGCAGTGGCCAAACATGTGtgataaatctctctctctctcatccaccCCACTGGCATCTAGTGTTTGGTTCCGTGGTCCTGGTTCCACTGGTTCACCTGCCGTTTCTTGCTATCTAATGCCGTGGCTTTTTGACTTATAGATgtagatgtttttctttttctaattTGCAAAGGTACTAAATTTTTTCTTGACCCTCTGTACACGCTGTTTTTACACGTTTGAGTTAGCTATCTAGTCTAGTTATCTATCCATCACTACATCCAGACATTTATTTCAGTGACTGAACGGAGAGTCTGCAGTGGGTTAGTGATGTACAGCGAGAACGTTCAACATCTCATTTACTCTGTTTGGTACCACATGACAGAATCACAGTATTGTGCAGTATTAAAGTGAATTGGCTCGTATCAAGAAAACTGAATCTGTGAGGGTTCCGGCGTTTAATTCAAAATcctttttattctttaaatgtATTATGAGCTTGATTTTTATTTAGTGTTTTATGGGAATGAAAGCTTCGTTTAAAGATAGCCATGTGGTGCTTTATATGTGTTAGTGTTCTCGTTGCATTCCAGCACTTCTGTCAATGGGGTTAAGTTAGTTGTTCATATAacagcaacacaaacacacacatttgcctCGATGCATATCCTGCTGCTTCACACCGGGTTCACGGCGGTCTCTGACTGTGTATCTCAGTGCCAAAGTGTTTCCACTTTGATAGTACATCTGCCAACCCAACAGGAGTTTCCATGCACCTCGCGCGGACATGTTTTAAAGACCATCGCTGCAGACTCTGTTTAGCTGTTTATTTATCCCACGTTATAACAACACCGTGAACTGTTGATATTCCTTCATGAATGAAAGTACAGTAGGTGTGTATTATAAGCTATTATATGTACATTTGTCAGGACGGTAGAGACAGTACCCCATATTGTATTCCATATGGCGTGTACTTTGTGCAATGTAGTGTAGCTTTACAAATAAATTACTCATCATGTCCGAGTCAAATTTCCCACCAAGATCAAAAATAAGATGGGGATTTCAAATCGTAATGCTTAAATATAGAGACGTTTTCGTTTGAGGAGAATTGTGGCCTCGGTGTTCTTGGCACGCTTTGTAAGCTTCACTCTTATGTATTTTAGTAACACTTTAACGTTTTATGAAGCAGATTTTTTGCACCCAGATCTTTGTCGCACCTTTCTCACCTTATGCTTTTACTATCTCAGAGGGAGAGTGGATTTTGCGTGACTTTAACTGTGCACCTGTTTTGAGCCCTATTGCATGCGTGTGTTATGATGTAGGAGGTGAAACTGACCCCTGCGTGGGGCAGAAGAAGAACtgtgaatggagaagttgtagCTCAAGTCAGTAATGATAAACTAGCCCTGCCCTGTATGTGTGGGGTGGGATCACGATCGtttatgttttactcacattgttatgttttctctctctctaatatatctttgttgttgcttttattttttgcttgaaTCATGAGTGTGGATTCTGGAGGGCGGGGCCCTCGTGACTGACAGCTCCTGGATGTGTTTCCTTTTGATAGCGACTGGAGCGATGAAGCAACGATCGTGTAGTTTCTTTTAATTTGTCAGATGGAGGAAAGctgaataatattaaaatgacaaatataacCTGACATTCTTGAGAAGTCATCTTTTGTTCTCATTTCATTATTGGTTTGCGTGCCCATGTTGAATGTTTAGAAAGATATTAAAATCGTTTAGAAAAGCATGCTCTTGTTGTTTTACATTCATGCTGTATTTAAGCCGTAGGGTTTGAGAGGCTGTGCTATACCGGTTTATAgtttattaaaactaaaattataaaaacatttctattcattgaaatcaaatcaaatatatgACCAAATATACTCAAAGGAATAggtcacctttaaaatgaaaatgctgtctcACActgttgtcatttaaaacctgtgattttctttcttttgcaaaacacaaaggaagaaaaatcttggtaaccaaaaaccatcGGTcccatgcaagtcaatggggaccaacggttttctttttccaacatttttcaaaatatcttcttttgtattctgcagaagaaagaaagtcataaaggtttgaaatgacaagagggcgtgtaaataatgacagaattttcattttgaaggtgaactactccttaaaCATTTCAGTTTACTGCTAAGGcaaagtttttgtttaattcatgTTGAGGCACTGAAATTATTTACTGGAGGTAAATGAAACTAGAACTGAAATggaaatacattaaaactaaatagcaatataaaaaataaataaataataagcacataacaaaattgctaaaagtgaattgaaaattaaaaataagaaaaataaaaactaattcaaaatattaggTAATAAAACTAAGGACAGAGCGGCTGTAGCCTATTTAAAGTAGCTGTATGGCCTCAATATTGGTTTTCTGAATTCATTTTTCCATGTaacttaataaatataaataatgataacttaataaataataaaaattaaatacaatttaaattactatattattatcatttctttctggtttttattacattacatgGTATGAAGCAGTGGTTCTGCACATTTCGGGTTTCTTCTTTGTTTAACACATCTGACTCAAGCCATAATAAGCAGAGAGATTTATTTCTCATGTGAGCTTATAGAGATATAAATGTGCTGTGTTGAAACATTATTTGACCTGTCAGCGCTCAGGAccataatataacaattaataccAATGAATCATATTATTGCATATATGCACACAACAGGACAAAATTTGAAAATTTGTACATGCTTAAAgcgatacttcacccaaaaatgaaaattctgtcatcatttactcaccttcgagttgttacaaatgtgtatacgtttctttgttctgatgaacacagagaaagatatttggaagaatgcttataaccaaacagatctcaacacccattgactcccatagtaggaaaaattactttatcattttctttgttctgttgaacacaaaagaagacattttgaagaatgtaggacagcaaatagttctggggcacttttgactacctttgttttttttgagtcaatgggggggagcaaaatatgtctggttataagcattcttccaaatatctttctctgtgttcatcagaacaaagaaaatgatacagtaaatgatgacagattttcatttttgggtgatgtatccctttaagtcaacttgtttgtttttcatgcttttttgCATAAACAGGGTGCAGCCAGAATATCTTTTGTATCACTTTGTATCATGTCAATCTTACCAGTGGGGAAAACATCACAACAGTTATCATTCTTCATTGACATACTTCA
Above is a genomic segment from Triplophysa rosa linkage group LG17, Trosa_1v2, whole genome shotgun sequence containing:
- the ppp2r2aa gene encoding serine/threonine-protein phosphatase 2A 55 kDa regulatory subunit B alpha isoform, with amino-acid sequence MDGDGDGQSRWCLSQVKGAVDDDVAEADIISAVEFNHSGELLATGDRGGRIVIFQQEQESKNIPQCRAEYNVYSTFQSHEPEFDYLKSLEIEEKINKIRWLPQKNAAHFLLSTNDKTIKLWKISERDKRPEGYNLKEEDGRYRHPSSLTTLRVPVFQPMNLMVEASPRRVYANAHTYHINSISVNSDNETYLSADDLRINLWHLDFTDRSFNIVDIKPSNMEELTEVITASEFHPLQCNTFVYGSSKGTVRLCDMRASALCDQHSKLFEEPEDPSTRSFFSEIISSISDVKFSHSGRYMMTRDYLTLKIWDLHMESQPVETYQVHGFLRSKLCSLYENDCIFDKFECCWKGDDSEVMTGSYNNFFRMFNRDAQRDLTLEASWENCSPGYPLKTWRVCAGSRRKRNEIGVDCLDFSRKILYTSWHPQDNVVALATVNNLYIFQEKLNPEF
- the bnip3la gene encoding BCL2 interacting protein 3 like a, with the translated sequence MSTAAAAQLNNNEEPGLNGSWVALEMNGNTQPQNLSLPSLLGNGNEGESQASQAIQEEAEVLTGGLEHVPSSSSIHNGDMEKILLDAQHESSPSSSSCNSPPRPHSPEHDEGQIMFDVEMPSERDCQSEDDGLEKDRDDDILMNKGESWVADWSSRPENIPPKEFHFRHPKRSGSVSLSMRKTGAMKKGGMFSAEFIKVVMPSLLLTHILALGLGIYIGKRLSTPSTSSF